One part of the Halopenitus persicus genome encodes these proteins:
- a CDS encoding methyltransferase family protein — MPTNLGTTLAEFGTTLAEFGTTLAEFGTTPTELAFGAGLASALGVYVIVLGTLLTDREWWPPGDRTPAYYCHWTFVAVFDASFLATAVLEWGTWGLPRAVTVTGVVLALCGTAVFAWGARTMRSAETMGVTGDLYTGGPYAYTRNPQYVGMIVGVTGFAVAADAAPVAVLAAVHVGWVLLLPRAEEPHLRVSFGETYDRYAERVPRFLGVRTLRRAVQGGEDGGRSGTMGTERDQ; from the coding sequence ATGCCGACGAATCTCGGTACGACGCTGGCGGAGTTCGGTACGACGCTGGCGGAGTTCGGTACGACGCTGGCGGAGTTCGGTACGACGCCGACGGAACTCGCGTTCGGGGCCGGCCTGGCGTCGGCTCTGGGCGTGTACGTGATCGTGCTGGGAACGCTGCTGACCGATCGGGAGTGGTGGCCCCCCGGCGACCGCACGCCGGCGTACTACTGTCACTGGACGTTCGTGGCGGTCTTCGACGCCTCGTTCCTCGCCACCGCGGTCCTCGAGTGGGGGACGTGGGGGCTGCCCCGCGCCGTGACGGTTACGGGCGTCGTGCTCGCGCTCTGTGGGACCGCGGTCTTCGCGTGGGGCGCGCGAACGATGCGTTCGGCGGAGACGATGGGCGTCACCGGCGACCTCTACACCGGCGGCCCGTACGCGTACACGCGCAACCCGCAATACGTCGGGATGATCGTCGGCGTGACGGGGTTCGCCGTGGCCGCGGACGCGGCGCCGGTCGCGGTACTCGCCGCGGTGCACGTCGGCTGGGTGCTGCTCCTACCGCGGGCGGAGGAGCCGCACCTGCGGGTCTCGTTCGGCGAGACGTACGACCGCTACGCCGAACGCGTCCCGCGGTTCCTCGGCGTGCGAACGCTCAGACGAGCGGTACAGGGTGGCGAGGATGGGGGCCGGTC